In one window of Archocentrus centrarchus isolate MPI-CPG fArcCen1 chromosome 11, fArcCen1, whole genome shotgun sequence DNA:
- the LOC115787710 gene encoding CMP-N-acetylneuraminate-beta-galactosamide-alpha-2,3-sialyltransferase 1-like, with protein MLRCRSSRMILILKMLVVLLCVAGIGMYYRFTVPDQRLCACVKCLSEDKELLLLRMNHSYRPFLTPDFVLSQDAFNWWKRLQNEKRSYETYKIITNNIFKMFPRNPDIIQPKSDRCITCAVVGNSANLRGSHYGPLIDSHEIVIRINRGVTRGFEKDVGNKTTHRVMYPESAMDLDNNTHLVLVPFKMQDIEWLIKAFTTGFTGRSYAPIKSKINAKKNLIMVLNPGFMKYVHEVWLQHNGSYPSTGFMTLILSLHICDEVDVFGYGADSDGNWSHYFEILKDKMLKTEIHPRNYEYAIIQQLAQQQKIQFHTGLMKPKGQNAARWRGG; from the exons ATGTTGCGCTGTCGATCATCAAGGATGATTTTAATATTGAAGATGTTGGTTGTCCTGTTGTGCGTCGCTGGCATCGGCATGTATTACCGCTTTACTGTTCCCGACCAAAGGCTGTGCGCTTGTGTAAAATGTTTATCAGAAGATAAGGAGTTGCTTCTTCTGAGAATGAACCATAGTTATCGGCCATTTTTGACTCCAGACTTTGTCCTCTCACAAGATGCATTCAACTGGTGGAAG CGCTTGCAGAATGAAAAACGGAGCTACGAAACCTATAAAATAATAACGAACAACATCTTTAAAATGTTCCCACGGAATCCAGACATTATACAACCCAAATCTGACCGCTGCATAACTTGTGCTGTGGTGGGGAATTCTGCTAATTTAAGAGGATCCCATTACGGCCCTCTGATAGATTCACATGAAATTGTCATAAG AATAAACAGAGGTGTCACCAGAGGCTTTGAAAAAGATGTTGGGAATAAAACAACTCATCGTGTCATGTATCCAGAGAGTGCTATGGATTTAGACAACAACACTCATTTAGTGCTGGTTCCCTTCAAGATGCAGGATATCGAGTGGCTCATAAAGGCCTTTACCACAGGTTTTACGGGAAG GTCATATGCTCCAATAAAATCAAAGATCAACGCTAAGAAGAATTTG ATCATGGTGCTAAATCCAGGTTTCATGAAGTATGTTCATGAGGTTTGGCTGCAACATAATGGAAGCTATCCATCCACTGGCTTTATGACTTTGATTCTTTCACTGCACATTTGTGATGAG GTTGACGTGTTTGGTTATGGAGCTGACAGTGATGGAAACTGGAGTCACTACTTTGAAATACTTAaagacaaaatgttaaaaactgaaatacatCCTAGAAATTATGAATATGCAATCATCCAGCAGTTAGCTCAGCAACAGAAAATTCAGTTTCATACCGGCCTAATGAAACCAAAGGGACAAAATGCAGCACgctggcgtggtggttag